One stretch of Podospora bellae-mahoneyi strain CBS 112042 chromosome 2, whole genome shotgun sequence DNA includes these proteins:
- the CWH41 gene encoding Processing alpha glucosidase I (COG:G; EggNog:ENOG503NVNE), protein MIPNWRCLLAATALLTSTTTVTATIDAAAPSNNDESILHSELASQQNSSLLWGPYRPNLYFGVRPRIPKSLMTGLMWGKVESFQDFQNTMRYTCEQNEGMKGYGWDEYDARNGGVQTIHDRGNGLTLTTSFVKVPGGRNGGSWGAREGGGRLEAERGEEKRGYEGDVVLSGESEGLGGYKLVVTKGEGERPTSTHEISELEAWGEGGRTTVQSLQYPDEQIWQAKPIVFRQLKEQVDWLVENKYDNAEHAPPVWQVFTLQNRPGKGNVHIVQKVFEGDFEFDVLFSSESAGTELKSEDLTREIKAGSEEFGERFGGVFALKAPFNADKYKKFGRSMFSNLIGGIGYFYGQAVVDRSYAPEYDEVDEGFWEEAAEARARHAEALEGPHELFTSVPSRPFFPRGFLWDEGFHLLPIADWDTDLALEVIKSWFNLIDEDGWIGREQILGAEARSKVPQEFQTQYPHYANPPTLFLVVEQFVERLLNTNGTAAVHKERLSQSESLANASLENPEVGLDYLRKIYPLLRRQFQWFRKTQKGDIKSYDREAYSTKEAYRWRGRTTTHCLTSGLDDYPRPQPPHPGELHVDLMSWVGLMAKSLSNIGDALGFAEDVSEYRTILDAIEHNLVDLHWSETDGCFCDATIDDFEENKLVCHKGYISLFPFLTGLMKPDDPKVGRILALIGDEEELWTPYGLRSLSKKDALYETAENYWRSPIWININYMAVKQLHYVATQDGPHKEVARDLYSRLRKNLVETIYNAWEETGFAWEQYNPDTGKGQRTQHFTGWTSLVVKIMTMEDLEGGAKATGSEHGHDEL, encoded by the exons ATGATCCCCAACTGGAGGTGCCTCCTGGCAGCCACCGCCCTTCTCACTtctaccaccaccgtcaccgccaccatcgaTGCTGCggccccctccaacaacgaTGAATCCATCCTCCACAGCGAACTCGCCTCACAGCAGAACTCATCACTGCTATGGGGTCCCTACCGCCCAAATCTTTACTTTGGGGTGCGCCCTAGGATTCCTAAATCGTTGATGACGGGCCTGATGtgggggaaggtggagagtTTCCAGGACTTTCAGAACACGATGCGGTATACCTGTGAGCAGAACGAGGGGATGAAAGGGTACGGGTGGGATGAGTACGATGCGAGGAACGGAGGGGTGCAGACGATTCACGATAGGGGGAATGGGCTGACGCTCACGACGAGCTTTGTGAAGGTtccgggggggaggaatggggggagttggggagcgagg gagggcggtgggaggctggaggcggagaggggcgaggagaagagggggtaTGAGGGGGACGTGGTGCTTAGCGGGGAGAGtgaagggttgggggggtatAAGCTTGTGGTTacaaagggggagggggagaggccgACTAGTACGCATGAGATTAGTGAGTTGGAGGcgtggggggagggggggaggacgacggTGCAGAGTTTGCAGTATCCGGACGAGCAGATTTGGCAGGCGAAGCCGATTGTGTTTAGGCAGTTGAAGGAGCAGGTGGATTGGTTGGTGGAGAACAAGTATGATAATGCCGAGCATGCGCCGCCGGTCTGGCAGGTTTTCACACTGCAGAATAGGCCGGGGAAGGGGAATGTGCACATTGTGCAAAAGGTCTTCGAGGGGGACTTTGAGTTTGATGTACTCTTCTCTAGCGAGAGTGCGGGTACGGAGCTCAAGAGTGAGGATCTGACGAGGGAGATCAAGGCTGGCTcggaggagtttggggagaggtttgggggggtgtttgCGCTGAAGGCACCGTTTAATGCGGACAAGTACAAGAAGTTTGGCCGGAGCATGTTTTCGAACTTGATTGGTGGGATTGGGTATTTCTATGGGCAGGCAGTGGTGGACCGGTCTTATGCGCCAGAGTatgatgaagttgatgagGGCTtctgggaggaggctgccgaggctAGGGCTAGACATGCGGAAGCTTTGGAGGGGCCGCATGAGCTTTTCACCAGTGTTCCTTCACGTCCATTCTTCCCTCGCGGGTTCTTGTGGGATGAGGGTTTTCACCTGCTGCCTATTGCGGATTGGGACACTGATCTTGCTCTGGAGGTCATCAAAAGCTGGTTTAACCTCATTGATGAAGACGGTTGGATCGGGCGCGAGCAGATCTTGGGCGCCGAGGCACGCAGCAAAGTCCCTCAGGAGTTCCAGACTCAATACCCGCACTATGCCAACCCGCCTACTCTCTTCCTCGTTGTTGAGCAGTTTGTCGAAAGACTGCTGAACACCAACGGCACCGCGGCTGTCCACAAGGAACGCCTGTCTCAGAGTGAGTCTTTGGCCAACGCTTCGCTCGAGAACCCCGAGGTTGGCCTCGACTATCTACGCAAGATCTACCCGCTGCTCCGCCGCCAGTTCCAATGGTTTAGAAAGACACAAAAGGGCGATATCAAGTCTTACGACAGAGAAGCATACTCCACCAAGGAAGCTTACAGATGGCGCGGCCGCACCACTACTCACTGCTTGACCAGCGGTCTGGATGACTACCCGcgccctcaacctccgcATCCTGGGGAGCTGCACGTTGACTTGATGTCCTGGGTTGGTCTCATGGCCAAGTCACTCTCCAACATTGGCGATGCTCTCGGCTTTGCGGAGGATGTCAGTGAGTACAGGACCATTTTGGACGCTATTGAGCACAACCTTGTCGACCTGCACTGGTCCGAGACGGACGGGTGCTTCTGTGATGCCACGATCGACGACTTTGAGGAGAACAAGCTCGTCTGCCACAAGGGCTacatctctctcttcccaTTCTTGACCGGCTTGATGAAGCCTGACGACCCCAAGGTTGGCAGGATTCTGGCCTTGattggcgatgaggaggagctctGGACGCCCTATGGATTGCGCAGTCTCAGCAAGAAGGATGCTCTCTATGAGACGGCCGAGAACTACTGGCGGAGTCCCATCTGGATCAACATCAACTACATGGCTGTGAAGCAGCTTCAC TACGTTGCGACACAAGATGGGCCGCACAAGGAGGTCGCCAGAGACTTGTACTCGCGCCTGCGCAAGAACCTGGTTGAGACGATTTACAATGCCTGGGAGGAGACTGGGTTTGCCTGGGAGCAGTACAACCCCGACACTGGAAAGGGTCAGAGAACACAGCATTTCACTGGCTGGACCAGCCTGGTGGTCAAGATTATGACCAtggaggacttggagggtggtgccaaGGCCACGGGGAGTGAGCACGGTCATGACGAACTGTAG
- the FYV4 gene encoding telomere length regulation protein (EggNog:ENOG503P28V; COG:S) — MNSLRLHSAFGLLLRPAAAAPVGVSTAVHGLRAFSATTSSQSAEAAPSSVPKPKTWIPNPTPFVPNVQTFLTLIGRDLKSHASKFPSWDSLFSLSSEQLRELGVESPRSRRYLLRWRDKFARGEYGIGGDLKYVKGGKAILKLVEKVKSPELRLRYVVNVPEGKEVEDLPLSQQVRAKGFKVRGVDKITGPYVLPLKGGRAAVLKVTEGMWEDKRGHKVDGGERRRAEVRFKRGVAERKARREAQGLY, encoded by the coding sequence ATGAATTCGCTACGACTCCATTCTGCCTTCGGGCTCCTGCTCCGacctgccgccgctgccccgGTTGGTGTTTCGACAGCTGTCCACGGACTCAGAGCCTTCTCTGCGACGACATCCTCACAATCCGCCGAAGCCGCCCCTTCATCTGTCCCAAAACCCAAGACATGGATCCCGAATCCTACACCATTCGTCCCCAATGTCCAGACCTTCCTCACCCTGATCGGCCGCGATCTTAAATCACACGCCTCCAAATTTCCCTCATGGGATTCACTTTTCAGCTTAAGTTCTGAACAACTGAGGGAGCTCGGTGTGGAATCACCACGCTCACGGCGGTATCTGCTAAGGTGGCGGGACAAGTTTGCGAGGGGAGAGTACGGCATTGGTGGTGACTTGAAGTATGTCAAGGGCGGCAAAGCTATTTtgaagctggtggagaaggtcaagagcCCAGAGTTGAGGTTACGATATGTGGTCAACGTGCCTGAGGGCAAAGAGGTGGAAGATCTCCCGCTCAGCCAACAGGTCAGGGCGAAGGGTTTCAAAGTCAGGGGTGTCGACAAGATCACAGGTCCATATGTTCTACCACTGAAGGGCGGTAGGGCAGCTGTGCTCAAGGTGACGGAGGGCATGTGGGAAGACAAGAGAGGACACAAGGTGGATGGCGGTGAGAGAAGACGGGCCGAGGTCCGCTTCAAGCGGGGTGTTGCCGAGCGGAAGGCCCGGAGAGAGGCTCAGGGTCTCTATTAA
- a CDS encoding hypothetical protein (EggNog:ENOG503NW30; COG:L; BUSCO:EOG09260OE9): MRPKASRRAQSLAARRSRKSSPAEDAANEGENVTAFLTQLRSAPMSVSKDQQGSEHPAKRAKTSRHGVITVARESLSLLITDAPDFDYNGLSTSRDVSNIIALQVFTAQSAQIFVPSSDLQLIIGPRTKSRNSNFHLSFRLQGDEISPTLRPALEVAQTQGVDPGDEGCLWTAVAMSIQQSGPGLRLEVSIEIRWNEQVTVWSSKRAATSPQETLRNIVFSTWYPELALPKDKLSSLSWSPQDFYEAACVPDKQSFDAEVSKMEVPRLEAKLYPFQRRAVQWLLKREGVRWSQDAHNGVGGVVPNPPSDSTELPISWSKAHDVDGNTIYLSPLIGAVTTDTGLFEVLEGPPGGILAEEMGLGKTLEVISLMLLHPRPETNVMVYDHFLGRELLASSATLIVTPTTLLDQWLSEIQRHAPSLNVLFYPGIRKASKEGQELSAEYLAQQDVVVTTYEVLKTEIWAASDEPVRSMRNAKQYESVKSPLVQVSWWRVCIDEAQMVENRSTNAAQLARRIPRINAWGVTGTPVKDDIQKDLRGLLLFLRYDLFAVPGKVWNLISRRDKQSFRELFRLLSMRHTKSMVKSEIKIPPQKRYVITMPFTAVEEQHYQSLFEELTASCGLDRQGNPLSDDWDPEDPAVQSAMRVALDRLRQTALHPEVGSRNRRALGQKSAPMRTVMEVLEAMLEQSEATMRTDQRNLLQWQLARGQILACQKRVRDALALWKEVLNKANGWVAECHQQFRQAQEEARKARKPRNPTSESDDDEETDEGEREEFWSAQVGEARRRLRSALEVQHAAVFFCGNAYFTIKTDETSTVKDSDEFKELEKLEVESYDRAKEIRKEILQESHKKATKLMEHLAHRAAEQNFAEIPEFKPPSQSGLETSRIVDALTDIGGALDEQANQIDEWREHVIQLLLKPLVDEDNDEVTGEEYEQSTKLQDEILVYLQVLRTAIADRSAAVTGQKNFLVEHETKVAARMAAEGDGPFPEKLLQLLAESQAIKPPFVEGQALSSLRGVVSELRGLTLKLRQDTASGSARAAAELEIADALLKSTTSHQNDQAKAVVSMEKETEKCMDTLNARLAFYRQLQEVSDMVGDYEGSREEGPLQTALRTADKQVQTLQGKLAAAEAKHRYLIHLKDSESGSEESKTCIICQSTFSIGVLTVCGHQFCKECITLWWKAHRKCPVCKRQLNSNNLHDISLKPQELKLHPESTTAAPAPSSSPNDQPSSSSSPTSPSQPTTTIYSTFNPEKLSQIKSIDLPSSGPSYTTKVDTLLRHLLWLRSSDPGAKSIIFSQYKEFLEVLALAFKRYHIGYTSFDKPNGTTSFKSDPSVEVFLLSARAHSSGLNLVNASHVFICEPMLNTALELQAIARVDRIGQEQETTVWLYLVEGTVEEGIYDLSVRKRLKHIGGGGGQQQQDDDNGKKGKGKGKRAGTVVAVVDLEEADRLEMQQAKLGRLMGRDGVIAGEVVEGEDLWSCLFGHLKRGQQQGTDRQLVEDPVTRGFLAAEAAEGRMVIRNGEGRA; encoded by the exons ATGCGCCCCAAGGCCAGCCGAAGGGCGCAAAGCTTGGCTgcgagaaggtcaaggaaaTCATCCCCCGCGGAAGATGCTGCCAACGAAGGCGAAAATGTTACAGCGTTTTTGACGCAGCTTCGGTCCGCCCCTATGTCGGTCTCCAAGGATCAGCAGGGCTCAGAACATCCTGCGAAACGGGCCAAGACATCACGCCATGGTGTGATAACAGTAGCACGGGAATCTCTGTCGCTTCTCATTACCGACGCACCAGATTTCGACTACAATGGACTGAGCACATCCCGAGATGTCAGCAATATCATCGCCTTGCAGGTCTTCACTGCCCAATCGGCTCAGATATTCGTCCCTTCGTCCGATTTGCAACTGATAATTGGACCTCGGACAAAGTCCCGAAACTCAAACTTTCATCTCTCGTTCCGGCTACAAGGTGATGAAATATCCCCAACCTTGAGACCAGCGTTGGAGGTAGCTCAGACTCAAGGTGTCGATCCCGGCGATGAAGGATGTCTGTGGACCGCTGTGGCCATGTCCATCCAGCAGAGCGGTCCAGGCCTCCGTCTTGAGGTCTCAATTGAGATTAGATGGAATGAACAAGTTACAGTTTGGAGCAGCAAAAGGGCTGCCACATCGCCACAGGAGACGCTTCGAAATATCGTGTTTTCGACATGGTACCCGGAGCTGGCCCTGCCCAAGGATAAATTATCCTCGCTTTCATGGTCGCCTCAAGACTTTTACGAGGCTGCATGTGTCCCAGACAAGCAAAGCTTCGATGCAGAGGTCTCAAAAATGGAGGTCCCACGGTTAGAGGCAAAACTGTACCCATTCCAGCGGAGAGCCGTCCAGTGGTTGCTAAAGCGGGAGGGTGTACGGTGGTCTCAAGATGCACACAACGGGGTGGGCGGTGTCGTGCCAAATCCGCCGTCAGATTCGACCGAGTTACCAATTTCTTGGTCGAAGGctcatgatgttgatggcaaCACGATCTATTTGAGCCCGCTGATCGGTGCGGTCACAACAGATACCGGTTTATTTGAGGTTCTGGAGGGCCCTCCCGGCGGGATTCTCGCTGAAGAAATGGGTCTCGGGAAGACGCTGGAAGTCATAAGCCTGATGCTTTTGCATCCTCGCCCGGAAACCAATGTCATGGTCTACGACCACTTTCTAGGGAGGGAGCTACTTGCATCATCGGCAACACTGATCGTCACGCCTACTACGCTGCTTGATCAATGGCTTTCGGAGATTCAACGTCACGCACCATCTCTCAACGTACTGTTCTATCCTGGAATCAGAAAAGCATccaaagaaggccaagaactCTCAGCAGAGTACCTTGCTCAGCAGGATGTTGTAGTCACAACGTACGAGGTGCTAAAAACTGAAATATGGGCAGCTTCTGACGAGCCTGTGCGATCGATGCGGAACGCGAAACAATATGAATCGGTCAAGTCCCCTCTTGTACAGGTCTCTTGGTGGCGAGTGTGCATCGACGAGGCCCAGATGGTGGAAAACCGGAGCACCAACGCAGCGCAACTGGCTCGTCGAATTCCAAGGATTAATGCTTGGGGGGTAACTGGTACGCCAGTGAAGGACGATATCCAGAAGGATCTCCGTGGTCTTCTTCTGTTCCTCCGTTACGACCTCTTTGCAGTCCCTGGCAAGGTATGGAATCTCATCTCAAGGCGAGACAAGCAGTCATTCCGAGAGCTATTTCGACTTCTATCTATGCGCCACACAAAATCCATGGTCAAGAGCGAGATCAAGATCCCGCCTCAGAAGCGTTATGTCATCACGATGCCTTTTACTGCTGTCGAGGAACAGCATTATCAGAGTCTTTTCGAGGAACTGACAGCTAGTTGCGGTCTTGATAGGCAAGGCAACCCGCTGAGTGATGATTGGGACCCTGAAGATCCCGCTGTCCAGAGTGCTATGCGTGTAGCTCTCGATCGACTTCGTCAGACAGCTTTGCATCCCGAGGTGGGGAGTCGGAATCGTCGAGCGTTGGGCCAAAAGTCTGCGCCTATGCGGACGGTCATGGAGGTTCTGGAAGCCATGCTGGAACAGAGTGAGGCAACCATGAGGACCGACCAACGTAACCTGCTTCAGTGGCAGCTCGCACGTGGACAAATCCTAGCATGTCAGAAGCGGGTGAGAGATGCGTTGGCTTTGTGGAAGGAGGTGCTGAATAAGGCCAATGGCTGGGTTGCAGAATGTCATCAACAGTTTCGACAAGCTCAGGAGGAGGCACGCAAAGCACGAAAGCCTCGCAACCCGACATCAGAGagtgatgacgatgaagagaCTGATGAGGGGGAGCGTGAGGAGTTTTGGTCTGCTCAGGTCGGTGAGGCTCGACGCAGGTTGCGTTCTGCTTTAGAGGTACAGCATGCTGCTGTGTTCTTCTGTGGAAATGCATACTTTACGATCAAGACAGATGAGACGTCGACTGTGAAGGACTCGGATGAGTTCaaagagctggagaagctcgaggTGGAAAGCTATGACCGCGCCAAAGAGATCAGAAAGGAGATTCTTCAAGAG AGCCACAAGAAGGCTACCAAGCTAATGGAGCACTTGGCTCATCGGGCTGCCGAGCAAAATTTTGCCGAGATCCCTGAATTCAAGCCTCCCAGTCAATCGGGACTCGAGACGAGCAGAATCGTTGATGCCTTGACAGACATCGGCGGGGCTTTGGACGAACAAGCAAACCAGATAGATGAATGGCGAGAGCACGTTattcagcttcttctcaaacCGCTGGTCGACGAAGATAACGACGAGGTCACTGGTGAAGAGTACGAGCAATCGACCAAGCTCCAAGACGAGATTCTTGTCTATCTTCAAGTCCTCCGCACCGCTATTGCTGACCGGTCAGCCGCGGTAACTGGACAGAAGAACTTTTTGGTGGAACATGAGACCAAAGTTGCTGCTCGGATGGCGGCTGAGGGAGACGGACCTTTTCCCGAaaagctcctccagcttcttgctgAGAGCCAGGCTATCAAGCCTCCTTTTGTTGAGGGACAGGCACTCAGTTCATTGAGAGGGGTGGTATCAGAGCTGCGAGGTTTGACTCTGAAGCTGAGACAAGACACGGCTTCAGGAAGTGCAAGGGCTGCTGCCGAGCTTGAGATTGCCGATGCACTGCTCAAGTCGACAACTAGTCACCAGAATGACCAGGCGAAGGCTGTTGTGTCCATGGAGAAAGAGACAGAAAAGTGCATGGATACGCTCAATGCTCGGTTGGCCTTTTATCGTCAGCTTCAAGAGGTTTCCGATATGGTCGGTGATTATGAGGGCTCTAGAGAGGAGGGACCTCTTCAGACGGCGCTTCGGACGGCGGACAAGCAAGTGCAGACTTTGCAAGGGAAGCTTGCAGCTGCTGAAGCCAAGCACAGATACT TGATCCACCTGAAAGACAGCGAATCAGGCTCCGAAGAGTCTAAGACGTGCATCATCTGCCAATCTACCTTCTCGATCGGAGTTTTGACGGTATGCGGCCACCAATTCTGCAAAGAATGCATAACTCTCTGGTGGAAAGCCCACAGAAAGTGCCCCGTCTGCAAGAGGCAGCTcaactccaacaacctccacgaCATCAGTCTCAAACCTCAGGAACTCAAACTCCATCCCgagtcaacaacagcagcccctGCTCCTTCGTCCAGTCCCAACGAtcagccatcatcctcctcctcccccaccagtccatcccaacccacaacaacaatctACAGCACCTTCAACCCAGAAAAGCTTTCCCAAATCAAATCCATCGACCTCCCTTCCTCCGGGCCCTCGTACACAACCAAAgtcgacaccctcctccgccatctcCTCTGGCTCCGGAGTTCGGACCCCGGAGCGAAATCAATCATCTTTTCCCAATACAAGGAATTCCTCGAAGTCCTCGCTCTTGCTTTCAAGAGGTATCACATAGGGTACACCTCCTTCGACAaacccaacggcaccacctccttcaaatCCGACCCTTCCGTTGAAGTCTTTTTATTATCCGCGCGAGCACACTCTTCAGGGTTGAATCTAGTCAATGCAAGCCATGTTTTCATCTGTGAACCAATGCTCAACACTGCGCTTGAACTGCAGGCGATAGCAAGGGTGGACAGGATcgggcaggagcaggagacgACGGTGTGGTTGTATCTGGTGGAGGGGACGGTCGAGGAGGGGATATATGATTTGAGtgtgaggaagaggttgaagcatattgggggtggggggggacaacagcagcaggatgatgataatggcaagaagggcaaagggaagggaaagaggGCCGGGAcagtggtggcagtggtggaTTTGGAAGAGGCGGATAGGTTGGAGATGCAGCAGGCTAAGCTGGGGAgattgatggggagggacGGGGTTattgcgggggaggtggtggagggggaggatttgTGGAGCTGTTTGTTTGGGCATTTGAAGagggggcagcagcaggggacTGATAGacagttggtggaggatccGGTGACGAGGGGGTTTTTGgctgccgaggcggcggaggggaggatggttaTTAGGAACGGCGAGGGGAGGGCGTAA
- a CDS encoding hypothetical protein (EggNog:ENOG503P7B9) → MIGLEFPKNTSSLLSICSFFHRFPCLSYLTPVPRWERQISHSAHRRLPGVRVNLSIVFLVSCCWAVSCLRNTSSLSLTGYLISCLSAPGTAHIGMRLGSPRAGPSDYSGIDPDYTGSYPDESLVDWDGAQGSTVYTPAPSSSLKKSRSSRRSKSSKLTSYSGSDTETEEAKMSSRSSKYSGSTSSKKEKSSSPRSKESDDWSAVTDPEMRRRIQNRIAQRKFRDKAREQKERDQRDALNEQYADSSYRIRSADELVDEGDLAWGSFSMSHMLSRGHEAASAGQRTHSGGSRRESDLVMDQAMYSSHSMSPYPPTSMGIPTTSGYTMGGGASWGGDGASSGGGDVGYYDSPYGR, encoded by the exons ATGATTGGTCTGGAATTCCCTAAAAATACTTCTTCTCTGCTTTCTATTTGTTCCTTTTTCCATCGTTTCCCATGCTTGTCTTACCTGACCCCCGTGCCGAGGTGGGAACGCCAGATTTCCCATTCAGCGCATAGACGATTGCCCGGTGTTCGGGTCAATTTATCTATCGTATTTCTCGTTTCTTGTTGCTGGGCAGTGTCGTGTCTGCGGAATACGTCTTCGCTCAGCTTGACTGGTTACCTAATCAGCTGTCTGAGCGCTCCAGGGACAGCACACATTGGAATGAGGCTGGGTTCGCCTCGAGCGGGACCATCTG ATTACTCGGGCATCGACCCAGACTACACGGGAAGCTACCCTGACGAGTCCTTGGTAGACTGGGACGGAGCTCAAGGCAGCACCGTCTACACACCGGCACCCAGCAGCAGTTTGAAGAagagccgcagcagcagacggTCCAAGTCAAGCAAACTCACGAGTTACTCGGGCTCAGACACCGAAACAGAAGAAGCCAAGATGTCTTCACGATCATCCAAGTATTCGGGTTCCACCAGctccaagaaggagaagtcTTCGTCACCGAGATCAAAGGAGTCTGATGACTGGAGTGCCGTGACTGACCCGGAGATGAGACGCCGGATTCAAAATAGAATTGCTCAGCGCAAGTTCA GGGACAAGGCCCGTGAGCAAAAGGAGCGCGACCAACGCGATGCCCTTAATGAGCAATATGCCGACAGTAGCTACCGCATCCGCAGTGCCGATGAGTTGGTGGACGAAGGGGATCTGGCATGGGGAAGCTTCAGCATGAGCCACATGCTCTCTCGAGGGCATGAAGCTGCCAGTGCGGGGCAACGGACTCACAGTGGCGGGAGCAGAAGGGAGTCTGACCTCGTGATGGATCAGGCCATGTATAGCAGCCACAGCATGAGCCCTTACCCACCGACATCAATGGGCATCCCGACGACCTCGGGCTATACCATGGGGGGGGGTGCCAGCTGGGGCGGGGACGGGGCAAGCagcggagggggtgatgttgggtaCTATGATTCGCCGTATG GAAGGTGA